The Lactuca sativa cultivar Salinas chromosome 2, Lsat_Salinas_v11, whole genome shotgun sequence genome includes a window with the following:
- the LOC111886290 gene encoding uncharacterized protein LOC111886290, producing the protein MAQSIIDDGNYQNSTITTPKQKKGNNNNNRKKGWYKRKSGSSQESSKKQQLVTINSATLPPIVPANPLPANPYAGNLPKCRKCNFQHNGNYREMLCCNCNRKGHTARFCKSPSQPINQVPAGGVGQACYGCGEVGHFKRDCSKIGNAGRVGRVLVIGHEEAVADPMIVTGTFSSIIYMHAYSSTVERRKVS; encoded by the coding sequence ATGGCACAATCTATTATCGACGACGGAAACTACCAGAACTCAACGATTACTACACCCAAGCAaaaaaagggaaacaacaacaacaacaggaaaAAGGGCTGGTACAAGAGGAAAAGCGGGTCTTCACAAgaatcctcaaagaaacaacaactagttacAATCAATTCTGCTACTTTACCTCCTATTGTCCCTGCTAATCCTTTACCAGCTAATCCttatgctggtaatctccctaAGTGTCGGAAGTGCAATTTTCAACATAACGGAAATTACCGAGAGATGTTGTGTTGTaattgcaacaggaaagggcataccGCTCGATTCTGTAAGTCACCATCCCAACCGATTAATCAAGTACCTGCTGGTGGAGTAGGccaagcttgctatggttgtggcgaggtTGGTCATTTCAAGAGAGACTGCTCGAAGATAGGAAATGCTGGCAGAGTGGGAAGAGTTCTGGTTATAGGCCATGaagaagcagtagctgatcctatgatagttactggtacgttttcCTCGATAAtttatatgcatgcatactcttcgaCAGTGGAGCGGAGAAAAGTTTCGTAA